Below is a window of Chiroxiphia lanceolata isolate bChiLan1 chromosome 9, bChiLan1.pri, whole genome shotgun sequence DNA.
TTCCACTGGGACAAAGTAAGGCAAGGAACCAAGGGAGCGGAGTAGGGACACCCAAACACAGGGACAGCACAGAGCCAAGTGGAAAGGGAGCGAAATGTTCCCAGTAACTGCTCTGTGGGACTCAGGGTCCAGGACCACCCAGTGGGCAGCTACCCGGGAATGGGCTTGGCCAGCTGCCAGCTGTTTCAGCAGGGATGAAGCTTTGTCACCTCTCCCTGACACTGTTTGACGGTTGGTTTCATTCCCAAAAACTTAAACAACTCGATCCTCTTACGTGCAGGAAACACCTCTCCAGCTGGCCCAGAATGTCCTCCAACAGTGGCAGCTCCCATTGAGAGCTCCCATGGGCAGctcccacatccctgtgtgTTAACCCACTGCTCACCAAGCTGCCTCCAACCACAGCCCAAACCTCACAGCCTCAGGAAACATTTGGGATGAGGGTCTGCCAgtgtgggggggaagagctgagccCCCTGGCTGAGcctgagccccccagctgggcctgacacagctcctggcCCCCTGTCTCTGCAATGCCAAACAGGGGatggcaggcacagaggggaTGGCAGGCACAGCCTAGGGAATTATGAAAGTCAGGATTAAAGGGCAGGGGGGGAGCAAAATGCCCTGGATGTTTTTTGGCAGGCGATGAAAGGAAGGTttagcagcagctgccagctgggagctgaTGGAAGGACAACTGCGGGTCCAGATCTATGCTGGgctccccagctcagcagccaTGGTgcatcctcagcacagccactgactctccctgcagcagagcagagggactcACGCACCTCCCgagcatccctgctgctcctctgggcaaAGGGAGGGATGGAAAACTGCTCCCAGATGGGAAACCTGCAGAGAAAGCACCGCTTTAGAGCAGTGCCTGCCgggtctgggagctgctgccgcccaggagagagaaaagatgcttcagctgcttcccagctgcctcccagaCAGATTTAGCTCTGGGGCCGGCACagatggggctgcagggctggaccTCCTGTGAGCCACAATTGGAGCCCTCTCAGTGGAGCCAGGGCCTGCAGTTGCTAATAGAGATAGAGCAAATTAAGCGAACTTAATTCGGAGGGTCACCACACAATGCTCCCACCTGTtttgctgtgctccagccaTCTGCCACCCCTCCACCTGATGCAAAaggggcttttttccctttctcctgatGCCAGGGGCTTTGTTAAGTCGTGTTGTCAGGCTGCAGAAGCAGGAAGGTGGCAGcaagagctgagctggggagcaCATGCAAACTCCTGGGAGGTTTCCTCACTGGAGCCAGTGCAATCGAGGGGCTACTTAAATCACTCTGTATTCCACCATGAAAAACAGTTTCatatgccccatccctggaagtgtccaaggccaggttggatggggcttggagcaacctgggctagtggaaggtgtccctgcccatggcaaggagtGGAACTGGATagactttaaggtccctccacACCTAAACTGTTCCaagattccatgattctataatatCTTGGTTTCCAAATAGTAATTAAATTATTCTGCAAGTGGTGCATGGAAGGTGGTTCTGCATCACTCTCACAGCACTCAAAGCTGTGCTTCTGCAAACACTGCCTTGAAAAATGGCTCCTGCTGTTCTGGAGCCAAAGTAAAACACTGACACGAGCAAAGCTTTGAAGCACACATTGCCAAAAGCCCTGTGAGGGACCCCAAAGGGTCCCAGCTgcagtcctgctctgctggagccagtgGGACTGAGCCAGCTCACAGCCGGGTTGGGAAAGAGTTTTGGCATCAGCCTGGGAGGATGGAGGTTTTTAGGGGCAACAGCTGAAAAAGCTTTGACATCATGCCTGTCAGAAGACATCCTCCCCAGAGGTCTGCAGGGCTGAGAGAGGCCAAATGGTGCAGAGGCAACTTCCCGGAGAAACACCAAGTTCTTGGAAACCTGCAAAAGGCCTGGCGAGGGCAAGATCACAGAACTACAAagtggacagggacaccttccactagcccaggttgctccaagccccgtccaaaCCAGCCTTGGACAAtgccagggatgggcagccacagcttctctgggcaacctgtgccagggcctcaccaccctcacagggaagaatttcttcccaatatccaatctaaatctaccccCCTGTGGAAGTGGGGTCCAGGCTGTctgtgggtccctcccaccTCACCAGCTCACTTTTGGCAGaactgcagctgtgctggcGCTGTCGGAAGCTGCTAAGTCCTGCTGGTACCATTGTGCTGAGGGATCCCTGGAGCACATTCCTGGTGAAAACCACGTCAAGAGATTGTTTACTTTCCCCACTGCCGGTGCCACAGACTGCACTGGGAGTTTCCTAGCAGTGTGTGTGTAGGATTCAAAGGTTAGTGAGGCTGTGTTCTGACAGCGCTGGTGTTCACTAGAAGGGGAATGGCAAGAGTGCAATCCCTGTGGAGGCAGGGAAAACAGACAACTGTATCCATCCGCGGAgggattctgctcctctgccctgctcaggtgagatcccacctgcaatgctgcctccagctctggggaacaacagcagaAGGGTatggagcgagtccagaggaggccacagagatgctctgagcgctggagcccctctgctctggagagagCTGAGGGTGTTCACCcggagaaggctccagggacaaCTTAgagcccctgccagtgcctaaagggactccaagagagctggagagggactttggacaacGGCCTGCACGGACAGGCCAAAGTGGAATGgctttccactgccagaggacaaggtcagatgggatattgggaaggaattgtctgtgagggtggtgaggccgTGGCACAGatttctctgagaagctgtggctgccccatccttggaagtgtccaaggccaggttggagcaacttgggctagtggaaggtgtccctgcccacggcagggggtggaacgagtCGGTCTCAGGTCCCTCCCATGCCAAACTATTCCCTGTCCCGGCTCCCGGCGCCGAGCGGGGTCAGGCCCGGCCGGGCTCGGCAACGCGGGGGCGGGGGCTCATTTGCATAGCCCAATAGAAGGACGATATGCAAATCGCGGCGGTGCGGGTTGGCCGGGGCGCGGCAGGGGCAGCGCGCGCGGGGCGCCTTTGTCCGGCacgggcggcggggccggagcggccGCAGCGACGCCGGGGACGGGGCTGTCCCTGTCGCCGTGTCCGTGTCCCCCTGTCCGTCCCTGCCCCGCGGCCCCGTGATGACTCTGGAGGAGCTGCCCGGGGAGCGCCGTGCCGCCGGGAGGTGAGGCCGGGGGGGGCGGAGGGAGGTGCGGGGATCGCTGCGGTGCGGGGTCCCCGTGACGGGCGTTTGTCCCGGCGCAGGATGGAGCAGGCGGGGGACGCGCTGGAGGAGGTGCTGAGCAAGGCGCTGAGCCAGCGGAGCCTCACCCTCGGCGTCTACGAAGCGGCCAAGCTGCTCAACGTGTGAGTGACCCCCCCTTTGGCCCCGTTCCCCCTTGCCCGGTGTCCCCTCCGGGTGACGGCGGTTTCCCCTCAGGGACCCCGATAACGtggtgctgtgcctgctggcggccgaggaggaggaggcggggGACGCGGCGCTGCAGATCCACTTCACGCTGCTGCGGGCCTTCTGCTGCGAGAACGACATCAACATCCTGCGCGTCAGCAACCCGGCGCGCCTGgcgcagctgctgctgcccgcCGCGGGCCCCGACCCGCCCGCGGACCTGCACTGCGTGCTCGTCACGGTGAGCACGGGGGGCACGGACGGGCCCCGACGGACAGTCGGGACCCCCCGCAACTCGCCGTGCCCGGGGCTCGAACCCGCTGACTCACCGCGCCCGCACCGGGAAAACGGggtccttcttccctctcctttattttcccctctttctcctttattttcccctctttctcctttgttttcccctctttctcctttgttttcccctctttatccttttactttgttctttctttccctcttttttcttcctttcctttttttccccgtTTCTTTCCCtattcccccctttttctttccctcttttccccctttctttccctctttaccccctttttctttctccctcttcccccctttttcttcccttctttcttcacctttttctttccatttcttccccttttcttgccatcttttttttttcctttccctcctctgtcccaGAGTCCAAAACTACAAAACTTCTCACATGCTTCCCGGCTTGACTTGTTTGTTTGCCTCGGTGGCAATTTAAGATGATTCACACTCCTGgactttctgctgtgcttttttttttccccctactgCCCTGCGCGGGCTGTTTTTGCTGCCGTGTCCAAGCCTTCCCCCATTCCCTTTCCAGAACCCCCAGGCCTCGCAGTGGAAGGATCCAGCGCTGAGTCAGCTGATGTGTTTCTGCCGGGAGAGCCGGTACCTGGATCAGTGGGTGCCGGTGATCAACCTCCCGGAGCGGTGACCGCTGGAGCCCATCCCGATCCCGATTGCACTGGAGTGTTGCAAGACTTTCGCAGTTGCTCAGGAAGtaactccctgccctggcactgggattccgggggaggaaaaataaaacccaacaaaaaaaataaaagctaaaactgACGTCGGGGGGGGGTTGGCTGCAGTGGAGCGACGTGTtgtgtggggctggagcagagcgATGCCGGCGCGGTGGGAATGAGTGAGGAAGTGAAGGAAAAGTGGCAGGATGAACCCAGCCTGACATGCCAGAGGTGCTCATGTCCCTCGCTGAAAATACCCTTCACTTTCTATCCTTAAGTGCAACTTAAAATTCCTGTTTTAAACACCTTAAAGAGCAAAAATCGAGGCATTTTGCCAACAATGTTATTGTATTTTTGGGATGTTAATTCTCATGTTTTTATGCTAAgatatataataattataataataagtTATTTTCTGATATCGAtgggaaaattatttatacTTGGAGGTTTGAGAGAACCAAAATGCCCTTAAGCCGTTGGTCTGCAACCACAAATCTCTTACCAGTTGGCTGCAAAAGCAGCAACATTAATATAATTGTTTGAAATTTGAGTGTTCTTTGGGGGGGTTTggtgtttctgttttgtgttttcttttttttgaaataaagtttcCAATCAAACCTTTGGCCCAgggttttatttccttgctcCATTAGCGCACAGGCAAAagggctcagcagcagctgcttccttgTCCTGGCAGTGGGCAAGGTCCTGTTGTGCTGCTCCGTGTGGGTTtattcccagctcctcccaagCCATTAAATGCCAAAGCAGCCGATGTGCTGCAGGAAATGTTGgtaatgttatttatttattttgcttgaaTGCTGCAACAACAGGAGCTAAGAAAAAGAGGCAGCTTTATTGCAGAAACTCCAACACTCCTGCAGCACCTGAGTCTTCTTGGAAGGGGGGGGAAACCTGATTCCTTGGTGGAGGAAAACTTGACCTGATGTTTCCTTGCACCACAGACTCTGCAAATGCTCCTggattttttccctgtgcaCC
It encodes the following:
- the GADD45A gene encoding growth arrest and DNA damage-inducible protein GADD45 alpha, with protein sequence MTLEELPGERRAAGRMEQAGDALEEVLSKALSQRSLTLGVYEAAKLLNVDPDNVVLCLLAAEEEEAGDAALQIHFTLLRAFCCENDINILRVSNPARLAQLLLPAAGPDPPADLHCVLVTNPQASQWKDPALSQLMCFCRESRYLDQWVPVINLPER